The DNA window AATTTCTGTCAAGTTCTAGTAAGGCTGCACTTTCGATCTCTTGCTGATTCTTAATAATTTCACAATTTATCCGGTGATAGTTATTGGGTTATCAGCTTTACCTAACCTTTTCTGCAGAATCCCTATAGCTGATCTCTTCTTTGGTTATTGCTACCACCATTAAGTTACCCACAATCATGAACTTCGTTGCAACGGTTAGATCGACTGATTCGTTTGAACTACCATTGTTATCTCAGGCTGTCTCAGTTAAGTCCAATCTTGAGTAATGATGTTAGGTCAAGTCCTACCAATCCAATGTGTCCCTCGATCAATGATGACATGATTGAGATGACTTAACGGTTTCCATCGACCTCATGGCCGATCATGGGCTTAATGCTAAGAATAAACTCCAACATGATTCAGTGCATCAGTTAGTTATATTCGATTTATCACCCTGCTGAGCGCTGTCTCGGTTAAGTCCAATCCGAATAATGATGATAATGATTTGGTCTAATTAAACGTGTGCATTTAATTACAAGGTCTTTATTTCTTAATCCTGCTTCGATGTAGAATCGGCTCTGCTGCCAATATGTGGATATGTGCATCAGACGTCTTGGCCGGTGCGCTTCCTAAAACTATTCGGAACTCTAGCCCATACATTTTTTTGTTGTTTTACCGATTAAATTGTTTTCTTTATTAATTGCAGGTCAAATTGACCGGCACGCCCTGAACCCGATTTGCAAGACCTGCACTAGAGATAAGCAGAGCTCCCAGGCCTTAGCGTGTCGTGCTCCGCAAGACTCACCATCCGATTTTTGCGGCAACAGTTGTCAACGAGATTGATTATTTCTAGTCCATGTAATTGAAATTTTGATTATTTCTAGTCCATGTAATTGAAATTTTCTTATTTATGATATAATATTATTTGAGTGGTGATATGTGCTTTTGGAGCAATTTTTCTTAAAAATTTGTTATTCCGGATTGTGCGATGGTTAAAACAACTTAATCATAAATATTTAAAAGTAAGTTATGTGTGGAGAATTCTAAAATTTCAGGATCGGTCGCATATATCCTAGTCGCATCACATACAAAAATATAAATAGACTTGGTTGGACTTGGAGAGCATGATGTATCTAACTTTGTTTAATTTGGATCCTGTTTGGCAAAGCTTCTACAACAGCTTCTAGACTGAATTTAGAAGAAACTCTGCCAAACGATTTTCAGGTAGAAATGATTCTATGCTGATTTTTAGAAGTGATTCTCTAAAATTAACCAGGAAGCTGAAAGTTGAAAAAAGAAGCTTCTCCTAATTCACTTCTTATATAGGATCTATTATTTTCATAAAATTCATTGTAGAGAATAATAAAGAATTACTTTCAAGAACTGAATCACTTTTCTTAAGAATCAGCTCTCATAGAGAATTAGAAGGGGATGGGCTCTACCAAACTGACCCTCAATAACTAAAAATTTGAATTAACTATTTATCGTGTGATATGTTTGTGGTTACTTTCACACCATTAGTGTCTTATTGATACTCTCTATGTTGAACTATAAATACTTTCATGCTATTCGTGTGAAGCTTGTGAGGACACTATCCAAGACTTGTCGCCCCACTATGAGCCTATTTTTGCTTTAACATCAACACAGTGGACCTGTCCAAAACCATGGAGCTTTATCACATTCATTGTATGGCGGCAAAGTCGTCTTCCAGCATTTTGGGTACCCACTTGCACGATATTATTGGCATTGGGTTTGGATGCTGGGTGGGCCAACGAGGAGGTTGTGCTTGCTATAACCGCATGCCAGAGATTGTCCATGACTCCATGTGCTCTCCAGCCGAAGATTATCTAAAGAAGATAAGAGCATAGAAAATTTCAGTTTATACCATCAAATTAGCATGATAGTCCGACTTTGAACTTTCAAGTGTAAAACTAGACAAGTGGAGCCATCCAACTATTGAAACCGAGTAAATTTGGCCCCTTTTGGTTTCAAAGGTGTTTTTCCGTTTtgtgaaaatttaaaatatttaactttaaattaaaaaaattcataaataattcatttcaaattagaaaaatacaaaTAGGTGctaatatttttctaaaaatacatgtcggtacatacagataggggtacctcctactagcgTATCCAGCCCGAGAggtgcgaggttatccgtaacctcacACTAAGCTTCTGGGCGACAGGGCGTAAGGCCTGGGCCTGACAACTGGGggcatggtctccggacctcccccacGTACTAGCATGTTCAgtgcctccacgtgcccgcaaGGACGAAGTGCTTAGGAACACCTACCACGGGCTCAGACCACCGCGGGATGGTCTTGGGCccccacgtgtggaagccggacccctagGGGGCCTGAGCGCTTGGGCTAGCCAAGGGGGCCTGGACCTCCCATCCCAccagggagggggtccggtactgccacgtgcccctgaggaagcggccACTAAACCAGcacgccacgtgtccggtggataccagccttctgcgagaagccagcccaactaccgcattaaatacgGGTGATTGGGGTGCGCGTGACtaagacagggcatgggctgacctctgacacgttgggcaggtatgggtgacagcacggtaagcccgccagttaccgaggcggcccgccagttaccgaggcggtcCGCCAGTTACCGAGAGGTTCGCAGGACATGGGGACGtatggtcacatcacagcgccgcgcgcgtgggtgaagagttattatgacctgctgctGGAAGGGCACAATGTGCGCAGCTACAGTGCGGAAAGGCTACATCATAGCAGGTCaatatagccccttcgcctatcagcgggagctgactctacaTCGACAGCACGACTCCCTCTACGCATGTCAGTGGCAGCAGACCCTATGCTAGTAAGACGGTacaagaccatatccagacGGAGGATACGCACGGAGGCTGACGAGGAAGATCTCCAGATCTaaggcatttaaggctccaatgtgtacgttatttaatatgtcgccgggtccacctgtcggagccccgctcagtgtacgcactccccttgagcctataaaagggaaagCGCGCACGTTAGAAGACACACACAGAGGTCGACACTCACGAAGGGTAGGTAGTTCCTCCCCCAAACTTATAAGCAATACatcacacagtggacgtagggtattacgctcaggcagtccgaaccactctaaacccatGTGTGCTACTCGTGTTCATACGTCTCTAGATCGAGCATTCCTTGAATAGCCCCAAACTCATTCTAAGATAGGATTAgacgggtgcactccgccatcCGGCTGAAGAAATCCTCCGATAATATAGTTGTTGGTACTCTATTTGTTAGTTATTTGGATGGGAGTTCTTTTCCTATTCCTAGTATTTGTTTCTTAcagttatgcctattatttttataataaatAAGACAAATAGAGCACCGTCAGcctattatttttataataaatAAGACAAATAGAGCACCGTCAGGTatgttatatttttagaaaaaaattggtaccaattttatatttttataatataaaataaattagtcTTGAGTTCTTTAAATCTAACTACAAATTTTTAAATCttcaaaaaatataaaaccaacTTTAAAACCACCCAAAGGGTTAAATTTGCCCGATTTTCATAGCTGGATGATCCGTTGTCTGATTTTACATCTGAAGGTTGAAAATCAGACTATCATGCTAGATCAAGAGTGAAAATTGAACCTTTCCCAACTGATAAATACTATTGGCAAAATATTGCTGCATTGCAAGATTTAATAACAAGCTTCCTATTTCTTGAGAAAACATGGTATGGAGCTGTAGATACAAGCACCATCTACGCCTTACACCCTGCGACAGGAATCTTTGCTACTGAATCGCAAAGAAGTCTCTCGGTTCTGTATTTAGTGTTTTAGAAAATGAGGACGtgtcaaatggagatgaaactCGGAATGATACCGTACTGGCAGCATCGCTACCATCTTCAGAACTGGCTAGGTTTTGTGATGAGCCATATAGCACTGAATCACTTGGTGTACAGCAAGACTTCCGTTAGGAACATTCAGAAACTGTACACGAGGAAGATTGAAAGTTCTCAGCCCATCACTGAGGATCCTCAGTTAGAAGTATCTACAAGTTCAGAGGTAATTTCTGGGTTGGATACTAATTACTAAATCTCTATCCTTTCGTAGATGGTGCAATTCGCAGGGTCAGGGCTGGGCGGTGATGAGATGTCAGCAGGAGACGGtgaggctgctgctgctggcagcACGCTAGCGCAGAGCTCCGGGAGATACCCTACCTTGCTTCGGAGATACCCTACCTTGCCCGTGATTTAACGGCAAAAGCAGTCCAACAACAGGGGTGGCACACGGGATCGAAAGTAGAGGGCACGACAAAGAAGATGAAGTTGCACAGATTTGTACTTTTGTTCTATTATGTTTACGCACGATGTGTCCAATAATTCATTTGAGTAGTTTGGATATGTACATGGAACATAAATATTGTTTAAGTCAAAGTGTATGCCTCTATTGCTACGTTGTTACAAATATTCCATGCTTATGGAGGAAATTTGTTTTACCCGTAGCAATGCACGAGCACAACAAACCTAGAGAATAATCAAATCAGAGAGCATGATATTAAATACTGACCCTAAAGCCAAGATTAGGCAAAAACGCTCTACTCTTCCACCTACACTGCAATAATTTTACAACAGCAGCGAAAAGATGACTAAGCCACATCTGATGAGAAATGTTAGGCCCATGATATAGCCCATACCTTCTCAGCTTCCATTGCGGCTGCTGCTCATCCAGGAGCTTTCTTGCCTTTCCATCAGATGCATTGATCTCGAGAGTTGAGAGTCAGGTGCAAATGGTGTCCAAGGACCAACTTGGTACCTATGGAAAAACAATTGCTCGGGGGCTTCACAATTCACTAGCTGTGCCAGCAGCATAAGCACCAAGTGCAAAAGAATAATATCTTCAACCTTCAGGTGAGGGAGGCCTGTGACCGTATGGCACATAATAAGAGGTCTCCTGGCCAATTGGTGTCCGGAGAAGAGGGTTCCATCGATCAAAGATGATGCGACCACCTCGTCCAATCCTACCTCGACATCGAAATGGTGGTGTTGTGGCACCATTCTCAATGGGAGGATCTGGTGGTGGCTTGATACCTGCCGCGACCAATTTCTCTGGATCAAGTGGTCTTGTGAATAAGAATACTGGCTCCTCGGGGTCCTGTATTTGAACAAGCTGGTAAATAGACTTGACAAAGTGAACTATAACAACTGGAGTCTTCTGTATAATGTACTCTATGGCTGACCAACTTCCCATCAAGAAAATGGTGCCCTCATGCCCATGGTCCTACAGGGGAATAAAAGATGaattttcaaaaagaaaaatctGGGTGACCACTAAGAACCCTCTATCTGGGCACTTTCTCACTGGATTCCAGTCAGGTGTTTTCTATATTTTCCCATGCTTTCTGGAACAAGACATTAGCTTCTAAACATCATTCAAAACAGCAGGTAATAGCTTTCCTAAATTTGGCTGGTTAAAACAGCTGGGGCTAGCATGAAACAAATGTTTAACACCAGTTTCTTTATAGTGATTTGTGATGCAAGTTTCCTCTTGGCTGGCCACCGGGTTGACCGAAAACTCATCAAAATGAACTCATCCAGATTTCAAAGCAAGAAAAATGGAATGAAAATGAATTACAGGGGGTGGAGCCAGAACTACCCACTGGGTACCCACTTGCATCCATTTTAGTGACCAATAAGAAAAAGGATAGAGGAAGAGATCGAGAGACACCATACCCTTTTAAATACCCAGCCATTCTGCTGAGGTCTCCTTTTTAGTTCCCTTTCACGCTTTATACGGAGTGGAGGGATCACAGATAGCTTGTTAGCAGGGAACCGAGGATGGAAAACAGCTGGCCGTATATATTGCTGTTCAGTTGTGGTGTCATCTGAATCAGCATAATCATCATCACTTGACTCAAATCTGCTAGAAGTTTGCTGGAAGCCAGACAAAGTAATCCCATCCTCaacaagctgggcctcatgctGAAACAGTAAAATGGAAATGATAATGAGGCAACAAGAATCAAAATATATCTGGAGTTAGAATGTTAATCGGGCATGAAAAAAGAAGTGGACTGTAACTAGAACTTGATGGACCATAAACCCAATGATAAATCCTGAACCATGAGTTAACCATAATGTATAAGGTAAAAGTATCTAATGGATTTACTTGAACATTTTCTGCTCCCATCTGCACAAAATTAAACCATGAAAATATAGAACCAAGTGACGGTAGCCTGCCATCCTTTCATGTAACCAAGTACCAGCAGTCCTTAAAATGACTGTCACTAAAATGCGCATTACTATGTGTTGGAGTTTTAGATTATGGTATATTGCCTGTGTAATTTTGGTTTACGTGTGATATTTCCTATAAAATAAGAAGGTATAACTTTTTCTCTATGAAAATGGTTGTCTTGGCCTCTTGGGTCCTCATGAAGGCATGAAGCACAAACATGTCACAAAGAACAAGAATCAACCAATGATGAACCAACCTTCCTGACATCTATGAATAAAGTAATGGCAAAGGTGTGCCATCAATTGAAATACTACTTTGGCATGTTTAGTCATAATACTGTTTCATGCAATAACGTAGTACTCGTAAATGTCAAGCTCCTGAGATAGCAAGGTCCTGCCATTGCGAAGATAGCAGGCAGGTAGTTATGGCTTGTGGCCTTGTGGGAGTGTAACATTCTCCGATAGCAAACATAACAGGGAACTAATTGCAACCAAATAACGAGTATCTGATGTGCCTAATGCTGCTGGTGCTTCCTCCATCTCATGGCCCACCTCATGTTGCATGGTGGAACAGGGCATGCAGTAAAGTGTCAAGTGATTTCATTTTCACAGACAACAATCGATATACGTAGCACAGAGTAATTGTATGTAATTTACCACTTATTGTTGGAAAAATAAATTGTATTTTGCTGTTGGTTATATCAGAAATCCATATAAGGTGGACTTTATACCTTATATTTCATCTGAATGCGCTGAAGGTTGACTTGGCATTCCATGACCTCCCGCTTTGTCTCCTCCCTCTGTAAATCATAAATTAGTAATTAATATTTACAGAAGTGCTGTTTATAATTTCCAAAGAACTACTAAATGTCAGTTTATGCATAGACTAACCTTAATCAAAGCATCCATTAGTGCTTTTGCTTGCTCCAAGTTGCGTCGCACCTGACACAAAATTTTCATGTTAGTATCATAAGGAGCAAAAAGCACAAAATCATGTAGCACCATTCAAGATCTTGTAATTTACAGCCTAGATTTTAAAGCTTTTACAAGGTAGTGCAGGTATAAGATCATGTAAAAAGAACATATGCAAAAAGCTAGATTTTAAAACATATGCAAAATCATGTAGCACAAAATCATGATTTTAAAGCTAGATTTTACAAGCTTTTACAGCCATATAAGATCATGTAGCACAAAATCATGATGCAAAAGGCAAGGATTTCACAACATACGCAAAAAACTAGATTTTAAAGCTTTTAAAAAGAATGTGTAGACAAGCACTGCTTAACTTTGCCGCTGCATCACATAAGATAAAGGTAACACAAAAGGTAGTGCAGGTATACAAAAGAGATTTCCATGCACAGGCACAGTTACTAAACTAGACGGTATTAACCAGCAACAAATAATTGACATTTTGGACATTGACAGTCTCCAGAACATGACTTTTGACAAGAACTTTTTGTTACAAAATATTTGAAACATAGTAGAAGTGTACTTTATGAAAGTACATGAGACAAATCTACTCATATCATTCCAAATTTGCAATTTCAACAAATAAATGGTTGACCAACCCCAAAACATCACATATTTGTGACAGGAGGGAGTACTTCAAGCATGAGAATACAAGCTCTCACAAATTAAACAGCAGGATCAAATTATTGTTTGCAAAAATTGAACATTATAATAAAAACATAGATTTATTTTTCCCTCTTTCAACATCTTTTCCGTAGTTCATTTAATATCTTTTGCGCGGTTCTGTTTAAAAAAATGAACAGGTAAACCTCCATGTGGCAGCAACATGAAAATGACAGCTAGACAACTAGATCACAACTAAATGAGCACATAGAAACAAAAAGTATAAATAAAAGAAGGAATTAATGGGATTCATTGAGAAGTAATATGATTCAGCAAATTCAGCGTTGCAATAGGATAAACAGGCATAAGAGTGTCAAAACATTCAACTTACTTACTTTTTTGACATTTGAAAAGTAAAAGAGTACCACTTAAGCAAAAAGATAATGATCAGTGAATCATTACGTTTCTAATTTAAAAGAAACAGTATTATCTTAGATTCGAAATTTGGATAGAAATATCCAGTAAGATGCACAGGATGAAGGAAACAGCAATAACTAAAACAAAATGAGATGCCAGAAAAGCCTtaacaaaatatatatataccaAAATGTTTAACTAATATAATAACCACAAGAAAAATAACTCTTACCAAGCGGAGTTTTTCGAATGACTGGATATTGTTTTCCCGTCTTTGCATCTGGAACAGGCAGCAAACATGATGTAACTCAAAAGAGAAGTAAACTCAAGTtcaaataaaagataaacatgATAGAAGAAAGTAAATTTTAAAAAGGAAATTGAACTTCTTTATAAATAGCTGCAGCCATAAGTTATGTATTAATAATCGCTGATCTCAAGACACCTACCCTTCTTGTATGAAGACGATGAGCCTTTTCTCTTGGCCTGAAGACATTGTATGGGTTTGTATCATTCACTGGCGGAGGAGGCTGCAAAACAACGGCCAAGTCATCCAATATTAAAAGTAATGCAGCCAAGAAGCCAGAATATATTATAACAACGTCCTAATTTTACAACAAGCCAAAGTTTGTAGGCCAAAACAGAGTTTACATGAATTTTCATAACTGCAATATTTGCTTATGGCATGGACAAAGAAATTTCACAGGAAAATAATGCCCAAATCCTTTGAGGAAATGTGTTCTACAATTGAATCTCATTTGAGGTGCCAAAATGGCCAAGTTGCCAGCATGACTCATTAGGGCTGGACAGATGACCATCATCAAATTACAGGATTGGGCATTTTGCGAGCAAGACATAAGACATCCATAAAACTACAGATATTGATGCAGAGATTCAACCCAACATCTGCCCTGCTATCATGCAGTTACAATATGTGATTTCATTAAGCAAACTAAAAGTTTGTTGGGCAGATTATTCATGAACGACATTTTTATCACTTCAGAAAAAGATTATGCTAACCTGCAACCGCCGAAGAATAGGCTTTTGCCATCGCTCCCTCTATAAAAGAACAAAAGGTATAAGATCATGAAATATAAGCCAAGTTTCTGACTTAAAGGCTAAGTAAGGATTTGAAGGTTTTCAGACAAAATAGATAGTGAGAGAAGATATCAAAGACAGCAAGTCATGTTACAAAAACTAAAAGAGAAGCACCATTAGTACTTGAAGAAGCCATATGCTGCATTTTGAAAGTAAAAAATACCTTTTCTTTCCAGTAGTTATATACAGCTTGGAAAACTGCATACCTGACAGACAAATACTGCAAAGCCTACAAAGAAAGCACTTGGTCAGTAACTGTTCCGAGTGGAAGAGAAATACAGGTTAAAAAAGGTAACCCTCCCCAAGAATCTAGAGGGAAAAAGAACTGAAGAATAATCAGATCAGCTGCAGATTTACTACAGGAAAAATGTACAAGTTACTTTCTACTCGCTCCCACTTGAAAATCTTACTGATAATCAATATCAGTGCCTTGAAATCCTTCCCAACCAATATCTAAGAAGTAATCAATAGCAGAATCCACCTAACCATAAGTCAGTTTTCACAAATACATTTATACAATAAGACATAGATAAGCACAATAATGTGCAAATCAAGAGTGCGTGGAAGATCTTTTCAGTGATTGTTCAGAAGCTCCACAAGGTTGCATTTCTTGCAACCTTATGTATTCTAAACATTCACATATCCTTTCCGAGGATGCATTGATGCTGGCACGGAACCAGACAAACTAACGAACTGTCCCACAACACCCCAAGTTTATTCTATTTGAGGCCACAAGATGAAAGTGAATAGTGTGTTGAACATGTAATTCTATTCATTGCACAGTTTCCATTGAGAATCCATAATGAATGCACAAAGTGACAGTACTGTCAGCACGTAACATATCTAGACATCATAATATAAACAGCAAGATGAGAACATATTGAAAAGTCACTTCTGTTATAAATATTTTGCATTTCTACCATTAGAGGGTACACCATAGAAATGGCAAGGGATTTTTGAATCTGGTGCATAAGTGTTTTGACACATACTGGAAGCTGAGTGTCATATTGATGCATAGTACATTTTAACACAACATAAAAAAACGTCCAAATGTGCTATATTTAGCATGAAGAATCCTAAGATATTCAACATACAAAATCCAGTGGCCAGCATTCTATGCATGAGCTGTTAAAAAggcaaaaataaaaaaaaatataaTCTCAGAAGTCAGAATTGATGACTATGGACCGGATACAGTAGGTTTATATGAATATGTTATATCAAGTACAGTATCTATTGGAAAATGAAATTCATATAGGCTGCATGCCAACTCTGTAATCCCCTTAATGGTCTCCATTTAATGTGTGGCTTTACCTCCATAGCAGTATCAAGCTGCAAGAGGACTGGTACTGGTCCTATGAAAGTTGGTGTTATGGCTCCTGCTCTTTCACGAGCCTTGTGGTCCAAAATTTCTAACTTGAATAGCAGGACCTCCAGCCTGTAACGATTTGAATTAAAACACAACAAAAACTGTTCAAATGAAAATAACAAAGAAATTATTCTTTTGTTTGAATGGAACTAATTTAACTGAGAAAACGAAGTTGAAGTAGGGATATTGCATGGTCTAGGCAAGGAAAAACTTCACTTCCTGAAAACATATAATTCTTAACTCTTGAGTTACATTCTATACAAATGGCACGTATTCTAACTGCAGCTAAAATTCCAACCACAGTTCCTTAACTAGTCCACTAATTTATCTAGGTCACAGCACATTTTTCACTTATATCTATCAGCAGCATTGCTTAATTTTATCTAGATCGGTAGCATTTTCTTACTTTTCAGGGTTTATATTCTTCCGCTCATTATTAAAGTCATCAAGCCAGTCCTCATCTTCATTGTCCAGGTCATACTCGACAAATTCACCGATCTCAGCTCTGGCTGCAGATATAGATCACTCTTAGTAAAGAGAGCTCATAAACACAACACTGTAGGTGTAAAGAAAAAGGGGCCAACTCCAGGGAAGCGATAAGAAAGAAACCTCCTCTTCCACGTATATAAGATGTCGGTTGTGCAAAGGTACGAGTATAGTCCCTTTCATAGGTGTCCACAATATCAAACTGCGGGGTTGGTATTTCTTGGATATTTTTCTTACTGGGTGCTTGATTTCCCTGCAAAGTAGAGTGATATAATTCATTTGTCTAGCATCCTTTGAACCATATAATAGTAGCAAGCTCAAGCATATATTGGTTGGACTATAGTTGAGTGTGTTAGAGAAACCCACATCAGACAATGTTTTGTTATAATATCCAATGCGATTATTTCAAACTAATCAGAAA is part of the Panicum hallii strain FIL2 chromosome 2, PHallii_v3.1, whole genome shotgun sequence genome and encodes:
- the LOC112881429 gene encoding uncharacterized protein LOC112881429, which codes for MSRLSFRPRPLDIHKRLPILKSVREFEDEEPGVAPVASARAGVLLRHSGTELTASAANNATEGEGNQAPSKKNIQEIPTPQFDIVDTYERDYTRTFAQPTSYIRGRGARAEIGEFVEYDLDNEDEDWLDDFNNERKNINPEKLEVLLFKLEILDHKARERAGAITPTFIGPVPVLLQLDTAMEALQYLSVRYAVFQAVYNYWKEKRERWQKPILRRLQPPPPVNDTNPYNVFRPREKAHRLHTRRMQRRENNIQSFEKLRLVRRNLEQAKALMDALIKREETKREVMECQVNLQRIQMKYKHEAQLVEDGITLSGFQQTSSRFESSDDDYADSDDTTTEQQYIRPAVFHPRFPANKLSVIPPLRIKRERELKRRPQQNGWVFKRDPEEPVFLFTRPLDPEKLVAAGIKPPPDPPIENGATTPPFRCRGRIGRGGRIIFDRWNPLLRTPIGQETSYYVPYGHRPPSPEG